The following are from one region of the Eubacterium sp. MSJ-33 genome:
- a CDS encoding sugar transferase — protein sequence MYRHCIKRLLDIVLSLIAIILLSPLYIIIAIIVRIQMGSPILFSQDRIGKNEKIFKLYKFRSMTNEKDAKGNLLSEKDRLTKFGIALRSTSLDELPELFMILKGDMSIVGPRPQPAFYLPYYRENERVAHRVRGGLLPPDCLSKEVQCDWETQLRLEAYYAEKLSFSMDVKVLICTFIILYKRIKNNYGADDRPMLNVYREGTVSEETLKEWEEKGVSVR from the coding sequence ATGTATAGGCATTGTATTAAAAGATTATTAGATATTGTTCTTTCGCTTATAGCAATTATTCTTTTAAGTCCTTTATATATAATAATTGCAATTATTGTGAGAATACAGATGGGAAGTCCTATCTTGTTTTCACAAGATAGAATTGGAAAAAATGAGAAAATATTTAAATTATATAAATTTCGCTCTATGACAAACGAAAAAGATGCAAAGGGGAATCTTTTGTCAGAAAAGGATAGATTGACAAAATTTGGAATAGCACTTCGTTCAACGTCTTTGGATGAATTACCAGAGTTGTTTATGATATTAAAGGGGGATATGTCAATTGTAGGACCTAGACCACAGCCAGCGTTTTATTTACCGTATTATAGGGAAAATGAAAGAGTTGCGCATAGAGTAAGGGGCGGATTGCTACCGCCAGATTGTTTGAGTAAAGAAGTGCAATGTGATTGGGAAACACAACTTCGGTTGGAGGCTTATTATGCAGAAAAACTTTCTTTTAGTATGGATGTAAAAGTGTTAATATGTACATTTATTATATTATACAAGAGAATCAAAAATAATTATGGAGCTGATGATAGACCAATGCTTAATGTGTATCGAGAAGGAACTGTTAGTGAGGAAACATTGAAAGAATGGGAAGAAAAAGGAGTATCTGTTAGATGA
- a CDS encoding PIG-L deacetylase family protein: MKYLVVVAHPDDEVLGAGATIYKLIREGNEVAIATMANHAAARANISDTLVEDQKKAMSILGVKKVYAADFPNIKMNTVPHLELVQFIEKCIEDFGAEAIITHHPSDTNIDHIETSRAVQAAVRLFQRRENIPALKKLLYMEVPSSTEWSLDTSANRFMPNYFVEVGKDGVKVKLDALSAYKGVMRPYPHPRSNEALEGLAAYRGSQSGCNYAEAYECAFIRG, encoded by the coding sequence ATGAAATACCTAGTAGTAGTAGCGCATCCAGATGATGAGGTGTTGGGAGCGGGAGCAACCATTTATAAACTTATTAGAGAGGGCAACGAAGTTGCGATTGCAACAATGGCAAATCATGCAGCAGCGCGTGCTAATATATCCGATACGTTGGTGGAAGACCAAAAGAAAGCAATGAGTATACTTGGGGTTAAGAAAGTGTATGCGGCTGATTTCCCTAATATTAAGATGAATACAGTTCCGCATTTAGAATTAGTGCAGTTTATTGAAAAGTGTATCGAAGATTTTGGGGCAGAAGCAATTATTACCCATCATCCTTCAGATACCAATATTGATCACATTGAGACTTCAAGGGCAGTTCAGGCGGCGGTTCGGCTTTTTCAGAGAAGGGAAAATATTCCTGCATTAAAGAAACTGTTGTATATGGAAGTACCTTCTTCTACAGAATGGTCGCTTGATACATCAGCAAATCGATTTATGCCAAATTATTTTGTTGAAGTAGGAAAGGATGGAGTGAAAGTGAAGTTAGACGCATTATCTGCATATAAGGGAGTTATGCGTCCTTATCCACATCCAAGAAGTAATGAAGCGTTAGAAGGCCTTGCGGCGTACAGAGGTAGTCAATCAGGGTGTAATTATGCAGAAGCGTATGAATGTGCATTTATAAGAGGGTAA
- a CDS encoding AAA family ATPase yields the protein MGRFVNPDNAAFAVAVNSEIYIDKTGLLEYTNKVLNTKQAMICNSRPRRFGKSITADMLTAYYSKGCQSADMFARYQIASKPGCQTHMNRYDVIHFDVQWCITPAGGVENVVAYINRETTRELREQYPEIITDDSISLPEAMSRVYAATGNTFIVIIDEWDVLIRDAAMNQAVQEEYINFLRGMFKGVEPTKYLSLAYLTGILPIKRLRTQSALNNFDEFTMLAAGPLAPYVGFTEEEVKELCDRYHREFTEVQHWYDGYILNGHHIYNPKAVVSVMLQGEFQSYWSQTGTYEMIVPLINMDFDGLRTSIIEMLSGASVEVEVQSFQNDMVSFAGKDDVLTLLIHLGYLAYNQRTRMAWIPNEEIRQEFLYATRKKTWNELREFENASMELLDATLDMDAGAVAEGIEKIHAEYASAIQYNNENSLTSTITIGYLAAVQYYFKPIREFPTGRGFADIVYIPKPEYAGSYPLLVVELKWNQSADTAIKQIKEKRYARGFESYTGDILLVGIDYDKKSKEHHCVIEKVEKE from the coding sequence ATGGGAAGATTCGTGAATCCGGACAACGCAGCATTTGCGGTGGCGGTAAATTCAGAAATATATATCGATAAAACAGGACTTCTGGAATATACGAACAAAGTGCTGAACACGAAGCAGGCGATGATCTGTAACAGCCGACCGAGACGATTCGGAAAATCTATCACAGCAGATATGCTGACGGCATATTATAGCAAAGGCTGTCAGTCGGCAGATATGTTTGCCAGATATCAGATTGCATCAAAACCGGGTTGTCAGACACACATGAACCGGTATGATGTGATTCATTTTGATGTGCAGTGGTGTATCACCCCGGCAGGTGGTGTCGAGAATGTTGTAGCATACATTAACCGGGAGACTACAAGAGAATTACGGGAGCAATACCCGGAGATCATAACGGATGATTCTATATCTTTGCCGGAAGCAATGTCGCGGGTCTATGCAGCAACCGGCAATACATTTATTGTTATTATAGATGAGTGGGATGTCTTGATACGTGATGCCGCTATGAATCAGGCGGTGCAGGAGGAGTATATCAATTTCCTGCGGGGTATGTTTAAGGGCGTGGAGCCTACGAAATACTTAAGCTTGGCGTATCTGACAGGAATCCTGCCAATCAAGAGATTGCGCACACAATCAGCCTTGAATAACTTCGATGAGTTCACGATGCTTGCCGCTGGTCCGCTTGCACCATATGTTGGATTCACGGAAGAAGAAGTAAAAGAATTATGTGACCGTTATCATCGGGAATTCACAGAAGTGCAGCATTGGTATGATGGCTACATACTGAATGGACATCATATCTATAATCCGAAGGCGGTTGTCAGTGTCATGCTACAGGGTGAGTTCCAGAGTTATTGGTCACAGACCGGAACGTATGAAATGATCGTGCCGCTTATCAACATGGATTTCGATGGGCTGCGCACATCTATCATAGAGATGTTATCCGGAGCATCTGTTGAGGTTGAGGTGCAGAGCTTCCAGAATGACATGGTAAGCTTCGCAGGAAAAGATGATGTACTTACGTTGCTGATTCATCTCGGATATCTGGCGTACAATCAGAGGACACGTATGGCGTGGATACCAAATGAGGAGATACGGCAGGAATTTCTCTATGCGACAAGGAAAAAAACATGGAATGAACTGCGGGAGTTTGAAAATGCATCTATGGAACTGTTGGATGCGACGTTAGATATGGATGCAGGTGCGGTTGCAGAAGGAATCGAGAAGATTCACGCAGAATATGCATCAGCAATTCAGTATAATAATGAGAATTCACTTACAAGCACAATCACTATCGGATATCTGGCTGCGGTACAATATTACTTCAAGCCAATCCGGGAATTCCCTACAGGCAGAGGATTCGCAGATATTGTCTATATTCCGAAACCGGAATATGCAGGATCTTATCCATTGCTGGTGGTAGAGTTAAAATGGAATCAATCAGCGGATACCGCAATAAAACAGATCAAAGAGAAGCGGTATGCAAGGGGCTTTGAATCATACACAGGAGATATTCTATTGGTGGGAATTGACTATGATAAAAAGAGTAAGGAACACCACTGCGTGATTGAGAAAGTGGAGAAAGAATAG
- the loaP gene encoding antiterminator LoaP: protein MYYVIWTLTGKEDIVKDEIVAQIGHENKEKIHILTRERKQKYRGEWQIRKEKLFPGYLFMDLEASQVEPVRQALRKATEHAKVLKTGDELYPIYKQEEQLLRRLTGDTTNVAVSVGVIEGDKIIIKKGPLIGMEGMIKRIDRHKRMAVLEVELFNRVSEVKVGLEIVEKME, encoded by the coding sequence ATGTACTATGTAATATGGACTTTGACGGGCAAAGAGGATATCGTGAAAGATGAGATTGTGGCGCAGATCGGGCATGAGAATAAAGAGAAGATTCACATTCTGACGCGGGAGCGCAAGCAGAAATACCGTGGCGAGTGGCAGATACGAAAGGAGAAGCTTTTTCCGGGGTATCTGTTCATGGATTTGGAAGCATCGCAGGTGGAACCGGTGCGGCAGGCGCTTCGCAAGGCAACTGAACATGCGAAGGTTTTAAAAACAGGAGATGAGCTCTACCCGATTTATAAGCAGGAAGAACAGCTTCTGCGCAGATTGACCGGAGACACAACGAATGTTGCAGTGTCAGTCGGCGTGATCGAGGGCGATAAAATCATCATAAAAAAAGGACCACTCATCGGCATGGAAGGCATGATCAAGCGCATCGACCGGCATAAGCGGATGGCGGTGCTGGAAGTCGAACTTTTCAACCGGGTATCGGAAGTGAAGGTTGGGTTGGAGATCGTGGAGAAGATGGAATGA
- a CDS encoding polysaccharide biosynthesis protein, with product MGNTQKKKKIQHWHIVAAMLMIYDAIVVNAAYALALWVRFDCRFSAIDLQYLEAWIEYIPLRTIVTLAVFLCMNMYKRIWRFLGINELLPMTYAVGIAGAVNFFGITFLLQRMPISYYALGFVLEYIGVIGIRFSYRLLVTERNRTQGKNTTNVMIIGAGSAGQMLMREINRSSELDMRVKCFIDDNVNKKSRYIEGVPVVGTRDDIMVMVEKYKIQQIIFAIPSASVERRREILGICNETACEVKTVPGIYQLVDGDVKVSQLRPISMEDLLGREPIRTDLASVTGYIEGKRVLVTGGGGSIGSELCRQIAASRPEQLIIFDVYENNAYDIEQELRHDFPNLKLAVLIGSVRDSRRINQVFEIYKPHIVYHAAAHKHVPLMEGSPCEAIKNNVFGTYKTALAAIKNHCDRFVLISTDKAVNPTNIMGASKRMCEKIIQSMDMIQRNGTYHLIEYTGHGNNEETIALREVAATDEHRTEFVAVRFGNVLGSNGSVIPLFQKQIEHGGPVTVTHPDIIRYFMTIPEAVSLVLQAGAFAKGGEIFVLDMGESVKIDTLARNLIKMSGHKPGVDIRIEYTGLRPGEKLYEEKLMAEEGLQKTENKLIHIAKPMDFEYQAFLDGLQKLQHKANDNEEDLHDIVKELVPTYIGEHA from the coding sequence ATGGGAAACACACAAAAGAAAAAGAAAATTCAACATTGGCATATCGTGGCAGCCATGCTTATGATCTATGATGCCATCGTTGTGAATGCGGCATATGCGCTGGCGTTGTGGGTGCGGTTTGATTGCAGATTCTCTGCCATAGATCTGCAGTACTTAGAAGCCTGGATTGAATATATTCCACTTAGGACAATCGTGACACTGGCAGTGTTCCTGTGCATGAATATGTATAAGCGCATCTGGCGGTTCCTTGGGATTAATGAATTGCTGCCAATGACGTATGCTGTAGGAATCGCAGGAGCTGTTAATTTCTTCGGGATTACTTTCCTGCTTCAGCGGATGCCGATCTCCTATTATGCACTTGGATTTGTGTTGGAATATATCGGTGTGATCGGAATACGGTTTTCTTACCGACTGCTTGTCACAGAGCGTAACCGAACACAAGGAAAGAACACGACCAATGTGATGATTATCGGTGCGGGTTCCGCCGGACAGATGCTGATGCGTGAGATTAACCGCTCATCGGAACTTGACATGCGTGTGAAATGCTTTATTGATGACAACGTGAATAAGAAAAGCCGTTATATCGAAGGTGTACCGGTCGTTGGAACGCGGGATGATATTATGGTGATGGTGGAGAAATACAAGATTCAGCAGATTATCTTCGCGATTCCAAGTGCGAGCGTGGAGCGGCGCAGGGAAATCCTGGGAATCTGTAATGAGACAGCCTGTGAAGTGAAGACGGTACCCGGTATCTACCAGCTTGTGGATGGAGATGTAAAGGTAAGCCAGCTCCGCCCAATCTCGATGGAGGATCTGCTTGGAAGAGAACCAATCCGGACAGACCTTGCCAGTGTGACCGGGTATATCGAAGGAAAACGTGTTCTTGTAACCGGTGGCGGAGGTTCGATCGGCAGCGAACTGTGCCGACAGATTGCAGCGAGCCGACCGGAGCAGCTTATCATCTTCGATGTATATGAGAATAATGCCTACGATATCGAACAGGAGCTGCGCCATGATTTCCCGAATTTGAAATTAGCCGTCCTGATCGGTTCTGTGCGTGACAGCCGAAGAATCAATCAGGTATTTGAGATATATAAACCGCATATCGTATACCATGCAGCGGCGCATAAGCATGTACCGCTTATGGAGGGCAGTCCGTGTGAGGCAATCAAGAACAACGTCTTTGGCACGTACAAGACAGCACTTGCGGCAATTAAGAACCACTGTGACCGCTTCGTGTTGATCAGTACCGACAAGGCAGTCAATCCAACCAATATTATGGGTGCGAGCAAGAGGATGTGTGAGAAGATCATTCAGTCCATGGATATGATTCAGAGAAATGGTACTTATCACCTGATTGAGTATACCGGACACGGGAACAATGAAGAAACGATTGCGTTGCGTGAGGTTGCAGCAACAGATGAGCATCGGACAGAGTTTGTAGCTGTGCGATTCGGAAATGTACTCGGCAGCAATGGATCGGTAATTCCGCTGTTCCAGAAACAAATCGAGCATGGCGGCCCGGTTACGGTGACACATCCTGACATTATCCGGTATTTCATGACAATCCCGGAGGCTGTCAGTCTGGTATTGCAGGCGGGGGCATTTGCCAAGGGGGGAGAAATCTTCGTCCTTGACATGGGAGAAAGTGTGAAGATTGATACATTAGCCAGAAATCTGATTAAGATGTCCGGTCATAAGCCGGGTGTGGACATCAGGATTGAATATACCGGACTTCGCCCGGGTGAGAAGCTCTACGAAGAGAAGCTCATGGCAGAGGAAGGATTACAGAAGACAGAGAATAAGCTGATCCACATCGCAAAGCCGATGGATTTTGAGTATCAGGCATTCTTAGATGGACTGCAGAAACTGCAGCACAAAGCAAATGACAACGAGGAAGATCTGCACGATATCGTGAAAGAGCTGGTTCCGACGTATATCGGAGAACATGCGTAG
- the srtB gene encoding class B sortase, with product MSQERQNKTELNKKQNNTQNTESKKSKNSTARALLPMFVIGFVVCLAIIIFDVTKKKRAEDRYSDMQESVNVTEQAQVTGSVEAATSAEPAEEVDVLAELGITVPEKNLDWDALHAENADIYAWIYIPGTQIDYPILQHATEQDYYLDHNLDGSTGYPGCIYTQLRNKKDFTDFATIIYGHNMKDGTMFQNLHNYEDKEFFDANPYIYIYTPDKVLVYQIFAAVTFHDRNILMYYDMDETSGRATYINDINSSNSMTDQHNNEVSVNTASHIVSLSTCIGASPENRWIVSGVLLNEGDLTGR from the coding sequence ATGAGTCAGGAAAGACAGAATAAAACCGAATTAAATAAGAAACAGAACAATACACAAAATACAGAATCAAAAAAATCGAAGAACAGTACAGCGAGAGCGTTGCTGCCGATGTTTGTCATAGGATTTGTGGTATGCCTGGCAATCATCATTTTCGATGTAACGAAGAAAAAAAGAGCAGAAGATAGATACAGTGATATGCAGGAAAGCGTGAATGTCACAGAGCAGGCGCAGGTGACAGGAAGTGTCGAAGCCGCTACGTCCGCAGAGCCGGCCGAAGAGGTGGATGTACTTGCGGAGCTTGGCATCACGGTACCGGAGAAGAATCTTGACTGGGATGCCCTGCATGCAGAAAACGCAGATATCTATGCATGGATCTACATACCGGGGACACAGATCGACTATCCGATCCTCCAGCATGCGACAGAGCAGGACTATTATCTGGATCATAATCTGGATGGCAGTACCGGATATCCGGGGTGTATCTACACACAGCTTAGAAATAAAAAAGATTTTACGGATTTTGCAACAATCATCTACGGACATAATATGAAGGACGGAACGATGTTCCAGAATCTGCATAACTATGAAGATAAAGAATTCTTCGATGCGAATCCGTATATCTATATTTACACGCCGGACAAGGTTTTAGTATATCAGATATTCGCAGCAGTCACCTTTCACGACAGAAATATCCTGATGTATTACGACATGGACGAGACAAGTGGCAGGGCGACTTATATTAACGATATCAACAGTAGTAACAGTATGACTGACCAACATAATAACGAGGTGAGTGTCAACACAGCGAGCCATATCGTATCACTCTCAACCTGTATTGGCGCAAGCCCGGAGAACCGATGGATCGTAAGTGGTGTATTGCTGAATGAAGGGGACTTAACAGGAAGATAA
- a CDS encoding LCP family protein, translating to MKNKEEKEQSNHVAVIVTVVTLLALIVAVVGIITYRSIQAKNKVATGTDAQVSGSVVKEESTTQAPTTEKWQEGDVRYNGKVYRYNMDLKTYLFMGIDRSGKVTEAEDSISGGQSDAMFLLVVDTATQSVSIISIHRNAMTPIDVYDADGTFKTQATAQICLQHAYGDGKRLSCDRTQEAVQRLFYNIPISGYIAMNMDGITVMNDALGGVTVEVLEDLKDSSGNIALKKGETVKLEGDMATLYLRGRDINQYDSASGRLKRQQQYLINLASELSAAASEEEDRAMQAYNAAQDYVVSSVDFASMVSEVVGYGFDPSHMYTVPGKVQMGDELEEFIVDQDGLYDLIINVFYKEVTE from the coding sequence ATGAAGAATAAAGAAGAAAAAGAACAATCCAATCATGTTGCGGTGATTGTCACAGTTGTGACATTGCTGGCGCTGATCGTTGCGGTTGTTGGAATAATCACATATCGGAGCATACAGGCGAAGAATAAGGTTGCTACCGGTACGGATGCGCAGGTATCCGGTTCGGTTGTAAAAGAAGAATCTACGACACAGGCACCTACCACGGAGAAATGGCAGGAAGGAGACGTGCGTTATAACGGGAAGGTTTACCGCTACAACATGGACCTCAAGACGTATCTGTTCATGGGAATTGACCGTTCCGGCAAGGTTACCGAGGCGGAAGACAGCATAAGCGGCGGACAGTCCGATGCGATGTTCCTGCTGGTAGTAGATACAGCAACCCAGAGTGTGTCAATTATTTCGATTCACAGAAATGCGATGACACCGATTGATGTCTATGATGCCGATGGAACATTTAAAACACAGGCAACTGCGCAGATCTGTCTGCAACATGCCTATGGCGATGGAAAAAGACTGAGTTGTGACCGGACACAGGAGGCTGTACAGCGGCTGTTCTACAATATTCCAATCAGTGGATATATCGCGATGAATATGGATGGAATTACTGTGATGAATGATGCTCTGGGTGGTGTCACAGTTGAGGTGTTAGAGGATTTGAAAGACAGTTCCGGAAATATCGCCCTGAAGAAAGGGGAGACCGTGAAGCTTGAAGGAGACATGGCAACCTTATATCTGAGAGGCAGAGATATTAACCAGTATGACAGCGCAAGCGGCAGATTGAAGCGGCAGCAGCAGTATCTGATCAACTTAGCATCAGAATTATCCGCAGCAGCATCCGAGGAAGAAGACCGGGCGATGCAGGCATACAATGCGGCGCAGGATTATGTTGTGAGCAGTGTGGATTTTGCAAGCATGGTCAGTGAGGTTGTCGGGTATGGATTTGATCCATCCCATATGTACACCGTTCCGGGAAAAGTACAGATGGGGGATGAACTAGAGGAATTCATCGTAGACCAGGACGGTCTATATGATTTGATTATAAATGTATTCTACAAGGAAGTTACCGAGTAG
- a CDS encoding glycoside hydrolase family 3 N-terminal domain-containing protein, whose product MKKRFTGLTCLVIVEIAALAVIMVLGILKLMKPTVDTRTIQTTEAMTEAIKQEATPEDAATETTTEAAVQEPEPSKAIKDQLSNMTLEEKVSLLFVVSPETLTSEDRVTIAGDKTRNYLSRYHVGGLSYSHMNYEDDTQIKDLLDNTQTMTAELMPYQPLMFARDDSDGTIVNASSQDLSGLRRTLITEDGVKNAKQSTSVHVITQYPTADAVSEDAGPVIFETVKGDDDTLTCLSAKTVTDYRKAHGYYGIIMTGRMDDAAVTGQYTAVEAMVQAIKAGVDMIYEPENFEEAFTAVVQAVGEGELSEEDIDKAAGRVLTYMEKIGYWSGTETGEGNEE is encoded by the coding sequence ATGAAGAAACGATTTACGGGATTAACTTGTTTGGTAATAGTTGAGATTGCAGCACTTGCAGTCATCATGGTGCTTGGCATTTTGAAGCTTATGAAGCCGACTGTGGATACGCGGACAATCCAGACAACGGAGGCAATGACAGAAGCAATCAAGCAGGAGGCTACACCGGAGGATGCAGCGACAGAGACAACAACAGAAGCGGCAGTGCAGGAGCCGGAGCCATCGAAGGCAATCAAAGATCAACTGTCGAATATGACACTCGAAGAGAAAGTATCACTGCTTTTTGTCGTATCTCCGGAGACATTGACAAGTGAGGACCGGGTTACAATCGCCGGAGATAAGACCCGTAATTATCTGAGCCGGTATCATGTGGGAGGATTATCTTACAGCCACATGAATTATGAAGATGATACACAGATCAAGGATCTCCTTGATAACACACAGACGATGACAGCAGAACTGATGCCATATCAGCCGTTGATGTTCGCACGAGATGACAGCGATGGAACAATCGTAAATGCATCCAGTCAGGATTTAAGTGGTCTTCGAAGAACACTTATCACAGAAGATGGCGTGAAGAATGCAAAACAGAGCACATCCGTCCATGTGATTACTCAATATCCGACAGCAGATGCAGTTTCAGAGGATGCCGGTCCGGTGATTTTTGAGACAGTGAAAGGCGATGACGATACATTGACATGTCTGTCTGCAAAGACGGTAACGGATTATCGCAAGGCACATGGATATTATGGGATCATCATGACTGGCAGAATGGATGATGCGGCTGTCACGGGGCAGTATACAGCTGTGGAGGCTATGGTACAGGCAATCAAGGCCGGCGTGGATATGATATACGAGCCAGAGAATTTTGAAGAGGCGTTTACTGCAGTTGTACAGGCGGTTGGCGAAGGTGAATTATCTGAAGAGGATATTGATAAGGCGGCTGGCAGAGTACTGACGTATATGGAGAAGATCGGATATTGGTCAGGAACCGAGACAGGTGAGGGAAATGAAGAATAA
- a CDS encoding CpsD/CapB family tyrosine-protein kinase has translation MKSVVLRNLTTFSYAMKESLRTLRTNIQFCGDDVKVIMFTSAIPNEGKSTVTVNLARSLSESGKSVLVIDTDMRKSVLMGRLKAKATEDKQVCGLSHYLSGQKGLPDVVYLTQMPKFCMIFAGPSVPNPTEILDKKYFEDLITFARKNFDYVLIDCAPIGAAIDAAVVSKYCDGAVLVMAQGSSDRRMVLEAKKQLDVAGVKLLGAVLNKVKAEKGYYGKYYGSHYGKYYGKYYGD, from the coding sequence GTGAAATCAGTCGTATTAAGAAACTTAACAACGTTTAGCTACGCAATGAAGGAATCCCTTCGTACGCTTCGAACGAATATCCAGTTTTGTGGAGATGATGTGAAGGTCATTATGTTTACAAGTGCGATTCCAAACGAGGGCAAAAGCACAGTGACGGTGAATCTTGCAAGATCACTGTCAGAGTCCGGGAAAAGTGTGCTGGTGATCGATACAGATATGCGTAAATCTGTCCTGATGGGTCGTCTCAAGGCGAAGGCAACCGAAGATAAGCAGGTATGTGGATTGTCACATTATCTGTCCGGGCAGAAAGGACTGCCGGATGTTGTATATCTGACACAGATGCCAAAATTCTGCATGATATTTGCAGGACCATCCGTGCCGAATCCAACTGAGATTCTGGATAAGAAATATTTCGAAGATTTGATTACATTCGCCAGGAAGAACTTCGATTATGTGCTGATTGACTGTGCTCCGATTGGGGCTGCGATTGATGCAGCGGTTGTCTCCAAATACTGTGACGGTGCAGTGCTTGTGATGGCGCAGGGATCATCCGACCGGCGTATGGTATTAGAGGCGAAGAAACAATTGGACGTAGCCGGGGTAAAACTGCTGGGTGCGGTACTCAATAAAGTGAAGGCAGAAAAGGGATACTACGGTAAATATTATGGAAGCCATTATGGCAAATACTATGGAAAATATTACGGGGATTGA
- a CDS encoding YveK family protein, whose product MQEKTQEENEIDLLELFYVLLGKWKTIVLSLVLTGLCGYLISAFLITPQYESTSVLYVLSKSTSITSLADIQMGSSLTNDYVEVVTSRPIIEQVIQNLGLKEETFESLKKKVSTDNPTNTRLLKITVRDPNPQMAKAIADELADVSKSFISIKMDQAAPTVTQYGYDDGEPVTPNTVKNTVLGALIGAILAMGVVIVSYLLNDTIMTTDDIEKKLGMTVLASIPMDETEYDGNTKKSKKAKEKE is encoded by the coding sequence ATGCAGGAAAAAACACAAGAAGAAAATGAAATTGATTTGCTGGAGCTATTTTATGTGCTGCTTGGCAAATGGAAGACTATCGTGCTGTCGCTTGTATTGACGGGATTATGCGGGTATCTGATCAGTGCATTTCTGATTACGCCGCAGTATGAATCGACATCGGTATTGTATGTGCTTTCGAAGAGTACATCCATTACAAGTCTGGCAGATATCCAGATGGGTTCCAGCCTGACGAACGATTATGTAGAGGTAGTAACGAGTCGTCCGATTATCGAGCAGGTGATTCAGAATCTGGGATTAAAAGAAGAGACCTTTGAGTCACTGAAAAAGAAGGTGTCTACAGACAATCCGACGAATACACGATTGCTGAAGATAACGGTACGTGATCCGAATCCACAGATGGCGAAAGCGATTGCAGATGAGCTTGCGGATGTATCCAAATCATTTATCTCGATTAAGATGGATCAGGCGGCACCGACCGTTACACAGTATGGTTATGATGATGGCGAACCGGTCACACCAAACACGGTGAAAAACACAGTATTAGGAGCGCTTATAGGAGCCATTTTGGCAATGGGTGTTGTGATTGTTTCTTACTTATTGAATGACACGATCATGACAACCGATGATATCGAGAAGAAGCTTGGTATGACGGTGCTTGCAAGCATCCCGATGGATGAGACCGAATATGACGGAAATACCAAGAAGTCAAAAAAAGCAAAAGAAAAAGAATAG
- a CDS encoding CpsB/CapC family capsule biosynthesis tyrosine phosphatase, with protein sequence MEYIDIHNHTLFGVDDGPNHIQESLDMLREADLQGIREIILTPHYRHGMFRYELDEIERNFAELLKQVEENQINVRLYLGCEYHVDSDIFEHIQEGRVHTLADTEYVLTEYSHSSNYTDMKRYTHDLIAAGYQPVIAHIERYECIAKKPQLAGELSDMGALIQINADSTLGIDGKYLEKVCKKLLKLGIADIIASDAHGMKERVNHMDRCYQYVSRKFGERYATDLFYKNPKRITDIGR encoded by the coding sequence TTGGAATATATCGATATTCACAACCACACACTGTTCGGAGTGGATGATGGTCCAAATCACATACAGGAATCTTTAGACATGCTGAGGGAAGCTGATTTGCAGGGAATCCGTGAGATAATCCTCACACCGCATTACCGACATGGGATGTTTCGGTACGAACTTGACGAGATTGAGCGGAATTTTGCAGAGCTTTTAAAGCAGGTGGAAGAAAATCAAATAAATGTCCGTCTGTATCTGGGATGCGAGTATCACGTAGATAGTGATATTTTTGAGCATATACAGGAAGGAAGAGTCCATACACTCGCAGACACGGAGTATGTACTGACCGAGTATAGTCACAGTTCTAACTATACAGATATGAAGCGGTATACACATGATCTGATTGCGGCAGGATATCAGCCGGTGATCGCACATATCGAACGATATGAGTGTATTGCGAAAAAACCGCAGCTTGCAGGAGAACTCTCAGACATGGGAGCGCTGATTCAGATCAATGCAGACAGTACGCTTGGAATTGATGGGAAATATCTGGAGAAAGTATGCAAGAAACTCTTGAAGCTCGGAATAGCGGATATCATTGCGAGTGATGCACATGGGATGAAAGAACGAGTGAATCATATGGACCGTTGTTATCAGTATGTGAGCAGGAAATTCGGCGAGCGCTATGCCACAGATCTTTTTTATAAGAATCCGAAACGAATTACAGATATTGGGAGATAA